In one Populus nigra chromosome 12, ddPopNigr1.1, whole genome shotgun sequence genomic region, the following are encoded:
- the LOC133669522 gene encoding uncharacterized protein LOC133669522 encodes MSRRPNFQGGRRGAGGVPGRGGDRGRGRGGRDEQRWWDPVWRAERLRQKQSEMEVLDEDEWWSKMEQMKAAQKKTPVQIVRLDNAFKMAGLWVNNMSKAVEDEPAEVESEGRPSRLGLGAKEVPRHSKARLSNDPVERRLYAKLEAGKRRAAKIIEDSIVPARDCNEDDDSDGESESRTSTFAKKRPGPQVQSLQVKKKQK; translated from the exons ATGTCACGCCGTCCTAATTTCCAAGGCGGCCGACGCGGAGCCGGAGGCGTTCCCGGTCGTGGTGGTGATAGAGGACGGGGACGAGGAGGACGTGATGAGCAGCGGTGGTGGGATCCTGTTTGGAGAGCGGAACGTTTGAGACAAAAACAGAGTGAG ATGGAGGTTCTTGATGAAGATGAATGGTGGAGTAAAATGGAGCAAATGAAGGCAGCGCAGAAAAAAACCCCTGTACAGATTGTCAGATTAGACAATGCCTTCAAAATG GCTGGACTATGGGTCAATAACATGAGCAAGGCTGTAGAAGATGAACCAGCAGAAGTAGAATCAGAGGGCCGGCCTTCTAG gcTTGGACTTGGTGCAAAAGAAGTTCCACGCCATTCTAAAGCTAGACTATCAAATGACCCTGTCGAAAGAAGGTTATATGCCAAGTTGGAAGCTGGAAAGAGGAGAGCTGCTAAAATTATTGAGGATTCCATTGTACCAGCTAGAGATTGTAACGAGGATGATGACAGTGACGGAGAATCAGAGAGCAGAACCAGTACATTTGCAAAGAAGAGACCAGGTCCTCAAGTACAATCTCTACAAGTTAAGAAGAAACAGAAGTAA
- the LOC133669148 gene encoding uncharacterized protein LOC133669148: MAELLPIYFSVIAFFCALGAMALAIFHIYRHLLNYTEPTYQRYIVRIIFMVPVYALLSFLSLIFPESPIYFNSICEVYEAWVIYNFLSLCLAWVGGPGAVILSLSGRVMKPSWCLMTCCFPHMPLDDRFIRRCKQGCLQFVILKPFLVAVTLILYAKGKYMDGNFSPKQSYLYLTIIYTISYTLALYALALFYVACKDLLQPFNPVPKFIIIKTVFLTYWQGVLFFLAAKSGFIKDAEQAAQFQDFIICVKMLIAAVGHLYAFPYKEYAGANTAGSCDLTRSLAHALKLNDLYHDTVHQFAPTYHDYVLYNYTEGDDGTRKYRSRTFVPTGQEMDAVRKNKLMFGNKMDELSSHSSSATSTLKNDSSVPHPAHSDAMKSSHLIGVFDSLSSPYDMSLIDMDFSNYPAKVVAANETGIR, translated from the exons ATGGCTGAATTGCTGCCAATTTACTTTAGCGTAATTGCTTTCTTCTGCGCCTTGGGAGCTATGGCTTTGGCCATTTTCCACATCTACAGGCACCTTTTGAATTATACTGAACCTACTTATCAGAGATACATTGTCCGCATCATTTTTATGGTCCCG GTTTATGCATTGCTGTCTTTCTTGTCCCTGATTTTTCCAGAGAGTCCTATCTATTTCAATTCCATATGTGAAGT TTATGAAGCTTGGGTCATTTATAACTTTCTGTCCTTATGCCTGGCTTGGGTTGGTGGCCCTGGAGCAGTTATACTAAGTTTAAGTGGTCGGGTTATGAAGCCATCGTGGTGTCTGATGACTTGTTGCTTTCCTCACATGCCGCTGGATGA CCGGTTTATTCGAAGGTGCAAGCAGGGTTGTTTGCAATTTGTGATTCTGAAGCCCTTCTTAGTTGCTGTTACACTCATACTTTATGCAAAAGGGAAATACATGGATGGAAATTTCAGTCCTAAACAATCATATTTGTATCTCACCATTATATACACAATCTCCTATACTCTGGCATTGTATGCTTTGGCATTGTTTTATGTGGCATGCAAAGATCTGCTTCAGCCTTTCAATCCAGTTCCAAAatttatcatcatcaaaactGTTTTCTTAACATACTGGCAG gGAGTTCTGTTTTTTCTGGCTGCAAAGTCTGGATTCATTAAGGATGCAGAACAAGCTGCTCagtttcaagattttattatatGCGTTAAGATGCTTATAGCTGCTGTTGGTCATCTTTATGCATTTCCATACAAAGAGTATGCTGGTGCAAATACTGCTGGTTCATGTGATCTGACACGTAGTCTTGCCCATGCCTTGAAGTTGAATGACTTATACCATGACACTGTTCACCAG TTTGCACCAACTTATCATGATTATGTGCTCTACAACTATACTGAGGGTGATGATGGAACAAGAAAGTATCGCTCACGCACCTTTGTGCCAACTGGCCAGGAGATGGATGCTGtgagaaaaaacaaactcatGTTTGGAAACAAGATGGATGAGCTATCCAGTCACTCTTCCTCTGCCACAAGCACCCTAAAAAATGATTCCTCAGTGCCCCATCCTGCACATTCTGATGCAATGAAATCTTCCCACCTTATCGGTGTTTTTGATTCTTTATCCTCGCCATATGATATGTCGCTTATTGACATGGACTTCTCCAACTACCCTGCAAAAGTTGTTGCTGCAAATGAAACTGGGATTAGGTGA